One genomic segment of uncultured Ilyobacter sp. includes these proteins:
- a CDS encoding ABC transporter permease, with product MDKRWERVPKENLEKEKVVRPSLTYWQDAWRRLKQNKLSMIGLVTIVLLFNVAIFGPMVSKFSYEDQNLNLGNIPPRFEIYKVDDNNFVYVHSEYKLISVSEKGELIDMINPVKDDFIGLKKEYEIDGNKVVLDFKNVKNTKDNPNIKKYQMFINGKEIKPLKKVFNKTYYFGSDSFGRDLFIRILYGARISLTVAVMATLVNFFVGILYGGISGYVGGRIDSFMMRFIDLISTIPLLLYVILLMVIIAPGLKTIILAMGITYWVGMARIVRGQALSIKGHEYVLAARTLGASNARILVRHIIPNAMGPIIVSLTMMIPSAIFTESFLSFIGLGVSAPQASWGTLASDALGGLRSYPYQLIFPSLAISVTMLAFNFLGDGLRDALDPRLRK from the coding sequence ATGGATAAAAGATGGGAACGGGTTCCTAAAGAAAACCTTGAAAAAGAAAAAGTAGTGAGACCAAGTCTTACCTATTGGCAGGATGCTTGGAGAAGGTTGAAACAAAATAAACTTTCTATGATTGGTCTGGTTACAATAGTTCTGTTGTTTAATGTGGCTATTTTCGGCCCAATGGTTTCAAAATTCAGCTATGAAGATCAAAATCTTAATCTTGGAAATATTCCTCCTAGATTTGAAATATACAAGGTCGATGATAATAATTTTGTTTATGTACATTCAGAGTATAAGTTAATTTCTGTATCTGAAAAAGGTGAACTCATTGATATGATCAACCCGGTTAAGGATGATTTCATTGGTCTGAAAAAAGAATATGAGATCGATGGAAATAAGGTTGTATTAGATTTCAAAAACGTAAAAAATACAAAAGATAATCCAAATATCAAAAAATATCAAATGTTTATAAATGGGAAAGAAATAAAGCCGCTGAAGAAAGTCTTTAATAAGACCTATTATTTCGGAAGTGATTCCTTTGGAAGAGATCTTTTTATAAGAATTCTTTATGGAGCTAGAATCTCTCTTACTGTTGCTGTTATGGCTACACTGGTAAACTTTTTCGTAGGTATACTCTATGGTGGTATTTCAGGATATGTCGGAGGAAGAATAGATTCTTTTATGATGAGATTTATAGACCTAATAAGTACTATACCTCTTCTTCTTTATGTTATTCTTCTGATGGTAATAATAGCTCCTGGTCTCAAAACTATTATTTTGGCCATGGGTATCACCTACTGGGTAGGTATGGCAAGGATCGTGAGGGGACAGGCTCTTTCTATAAAGGGGCACGAGTATGTACTTGCTGCAAGGACTCTAGGGGCTAGTAATGCAAGAATACTAGTAAGACATATTATTCCAAATGCTATGGGTCCTATTATTGTTTCATTGACAATGATGATTCCTAGTGCAATTTTTACGGAATCATTCCTTAGCTTTATTGGTCTTGGAGTATCAGCTCCTCAAGCATCTTGGGGTACTCTTGCAAGTGATGCTTTAGGTGGATTAAGGTCATATCCTTATCAGCTTATATTCCCTTCTTTGGCCATTAGTGTAACTATGCTTGCATTTAATTTCCTAGGGGACGGACTGCGTGACGCACTTGATCCTAGATTACGTAAATAA
- a CDS encoding ABC transporter ATP-binding protein, protein MSDKLLELKNVKTSFYTHLGEVQAVRGVSYHLERGEALGIVGESGSGKSVTSMSVMGLLQHPGKVKEGEILFKGKDLLKKNGKEMMNIRGNEIAMIFQDPMTSLNPVYTIGDQIMEAIKIHQKVSKDEARKKAIEMLTLVGIPSPETRIDNYPHEFSGGMRQRAMIAIALSCKPDLLIADEPTTALDVTIQAQILKLMKDLKEKINTSIILITHDLGVVADVCSRVIVMYGGLIMEEGTTEEIFYRPKHPYTMGLLKSIPKLVEEERLIPIDGTPPDLLKPPLGCPFAARCDYAMNICLEEKPDYYSSSPNHRAMCWLLDENAPHVEVDTGVRRGAK, encoded by the coding sequence TTGTCGGATAAATTATTAGAATTGAAAAATGTAAAAACCTCTTTTTACACTCACCTTGGAGAAGTTCAGGCTGTAAGAGGTGTGAGTTATCATCTTGAAAGAGGCGAAGCTCTCGGAATCGTGGGAGAATCTGGTAGTGGTAAAAGTGTTACTTCTATGTCAGTAATGGGCCTTCTTCAGCACCCTGGAAAGGTTAAAGAAGGTGAAATTTTATTTAAAGGAAAAGACCTGCTTAAGAAAAACGGTAAAGAGATGATGAATATCAGAGGTAATGAGATTGCCATGATATTTCAGGATCCTATGACATCACTGAACCCTGTCTATACTATAGGGGATCAGATTATGGAAGCTATAAAAATTCATCAAAAAGTTTCAAAAGATGAGGCAAGAAAAAAAGCCATAGAGATGCTTACACTGGTTGGAATCCCGTCTCCTGAGACAAGAATAGACAACTACCCACATGAATTCAGTGGCGGTATGAGACAGAGAGCGATGATTGCCATAGCTTTATCTTGTAAACCGGATCTTCTCATAGCAGACGAACCGACTACTGCCCTTGATGTTACAATACAAGCTCAGATATTAAAACTCATGAAAGATTTGAAAGAAAAAATAAACACGTCTATTATCCTCATCACCCATGACCTCGGTGTGGTTGCTGACGTATGCTCTAGAGTTATAGTTATGTATGGCGGATTGATAATGGAAGAAGGTACTACGGAAGAGATTTTTTACAGACCAAAGCACCCATACACAATGGGACTCCTAAAATCTATTCCAAAACTTGTAGAGGAAGAGAGACTTATCCCTATAGACGGAACACCTCCTGACCTTTTAAAACCACCATTAGGCTGTCCTTTCGCAGCTAGGTGTGACTATGCCATGAATATCTGCTTAGAAGAAAAACCAGATTATTATTCTTCTAGTCCCAACCACAGGGCTATGTGCTGGCTTCTTGATGAAAATGCGCCTCATGTAGAAGTAGATACTGGTGTAAGAAGGGGGGCAAAATAA
- a CDS encoding dipeptide ABC transporter ATP-binding protein, whose protein sequence is MADIKKEDILLEVKNLKKYFKSKKGFFGNKIQHVKAVDDVSFYIKKGETFGLVGESGCGKSTTGRTLIRLYDVTGGNIIFDGQDISGLKEKDLIPFRKKIQMIFQDPYASLNTRMTVADIVGEPLDIHGIAKGQERQNRIYELLEKVGLSKDHASRYPHEFSGGQRQRIGIARALAVDPEFIICDEPISALDVSIQAQVVNMLEDLQKELGLTYLFIAHDLSMVKHISDRIGVMYLGKMVEVAESDELYEKPAHPYTRALLSSIPIPDPELNAQMEREILEGDVPSPLNPPSGCRFRTRCKYVKDICSQEEPILQEVAPGHMAACHFAKDFYSNK, encoded by the coding sequence GTGGCTGATATAAAAAAGGAAGATATACTTTTAGAGGTAAAGAACTTAAAGAAATATTTTAAATCGAAAAAAGGTTTCTTTGGAAATAAGATCCAACATGTTAAAGCAGTAGATGATGTTAGCTTTTATATAAAAAAAGGTGAAACCTTTGGGTTAGTTGGAGAATCTGGATGTGGTAAATCAACTACCGGAAGAACTCTTATAAGGCTCTATGATGTAACCGGTGGAAATATCATTTTTGACGGTCAAGATATAAGTGGCCTCAAAGAAAAGGATTTAATACCTTTTAGAAAAAAAATCCAGATGATATTCCAAGATCCCTATGCATCACTCAATACAAGAATGACCGTAGCAGATATCGTAGGGGAACCTTTAGACATTCACGGTATTGCCAAAGGACAAGAAAGACAAAACAGAATATATGAACTGCTGGAAAAAGTCGGTCTCAGCAAAGATCATGCCAGTAGATATCCACATGAATTCAGTGGTGGTCAAAGACAGAGAATCGGTATAGCCAGAGCTCTTGCAGTAGATCCTGAATTTATCATCTGTGACGAACCTATCTCTGCCTTGGATGTATCCATACAAGCACAGGTAGTTAATATGCTTGAAGATCTTCAGAAGGAGCTAGGACTTACCTATCTTTTCATCGCCCATGACCTTTCTATGGTAAAGCATATATCTGATAGAATAGGAGTAATGTACCTTGGTAAAATGGTAGAAGTTGCAGAAAGTGACGAGCTTTATGAAAAACCAGCTCACCCCTATACTCGGGCACTCTTATCCTCTATACCTATTCCAGATCCTGAGCTGAATGCTCAGATGGAAAGAGAGATTTTAGAAGGGGATGTCCCTAGTCCTCTTAATCCCCCTAGCGGTTGTAGATTCAGAACCAGATGTAAATATGTTAAGGATATCTGTTCACAAGAAGAGCCGATTTTACAAGAAGTTGCTCCTGGACATATGGCAGCGTGTCATTTTGCAAAAGATTTCTACAGCAATAAATAG
- a CDS encoding nucleoside kinase, producing MENYNERNYYTTLKFILIKATYDLFPEAKVKIHHSLNKGIYGEILKEPKIKSEDIVAIKNRMNVLIREDIPIRPVVMPVCDIQKHDCIYNRPDMRRLIEYSDWVDLRVYEMEGFYDYYHNGMLKSTGYLNLFDLSPYNGGFILKYPFQNDPYRIPVETDHPKLAKIFHESESWGQIMEVCDVGALNEKILNKDIAELIMVNEALHHKKLSFIADEISKKEGVKLVTVAGPSSSGKTTFTNRLAIHLRVNGLKPLVISLDNYYRGRNFLPLDENGKKDFESIKALDIELLNNNLKDLMEGQEVEIPNYNFLSGEREKVGKKSKLAKNGIILIEGIHGLNEELTWEIPKQNKYKIYISCLTTLNIDDHNRIPTSEVRKLRRIVRDSLSRGTGAEGTLSMWESVRRGEEKNIFPFQEEADAIFDSNLIYELGILKKYAHGELKKVQSGSIFYEESQRLIKFLNYFREIDPKFVPDDSILKEFIGGSYFYKY from the coding sequence ATGGAAAACTATAATGAAAGAAACTACTATACAACTTTAAAATTTATTTTGATCAAAGCAACTTACGACCTATTTCCAGAAGCAAAGGTAAAGATACACCACTCTTTAAATAAGGGAATCTACGGTGAGATTCTGAAAGAACCCAAAATAAAATCAGAAGATATCGTAGCTATAAAAAACCGAATGAATGTTCTGATCAGAGAGGATATCCCTATCCGTCCCGTGGTCATGCCTGTCTGTGATATTCAAAAACACGACTGCATATACAACAGGCCTGATATGAGGAGACTTATAGAATACAGCGACTGGGTAGATCTAAGAGTATATGAGATGGAGGGTTTTTACGACTATTATCATAACGGTATGTTAAAAAGTACAGGATATCTCAACTTATTTGACCTGTCTCCCTATAATGGCGGGTTTATTTTAAAATATCCGTTCCAAAACGACCCCTATAGAATTCCCGTAGAAACTGACCACCCAAAACTTGCTAAAATATTTCATGAATCAGAAAGCTGGGGTCAGATAATGGAAGTCTGTGATGTGGGAGCTCTCAATGAAAAAATACTTAATAAGGATATAGCTGAACTTATAATGGTAAATGAAGCCCTACACCACAAAAAGCTTTCATTTATTGCAGACGAAATATCTAAAAAAGAAGGTGTAAAACTAGTCACTGTGGCCGGTCCATCATCATCTGGTAAAACCACATTTACAAACAGACTTGCCATACACTTAAGGGTTAACGGACTAAAACCATTGGTAATCTCCCTAGATAACTATTATAGGGGAAGAAATTTTTTACCTCTGGATGAAAACGGTAAAAAAGATTTTGAATCAATAAAAGCACTTGATATAGAACTCTTAAACAATAACCTGAAAGATCTCATGGAAGGCCAAGAGGTAGAAATTCCAAATTATAATTTTCTAAGTGGTGAAAGAGAAAAGGTAGGTAAAAAATCAAAACTAGCTAAAAATGGAATCATCCTCATCGAGGGAATCCATGGCCTAAATGAGGAACTTACCTGGGAAATCCCAAAACAAAACAAGTATAAAATTTATATAAGCTGCCTGACAACACTTAATATTGATGACCACAACAGAATCCCCACAAGTGAAGTCAGAAAATTGAGAAGAATAGTAAGGGATAGCCTATCAAGAGGTACAGGTGCAGAAGGAACACTTAGTATGTGGGAGTCTGTGAGACGGGGAGAAGAAAAAAACATCTTTCCTTTTCAGGAAGAAGCTGATGCAATCTTTGACTCCAATCTTATTTATGAACTAGGAATATTGAAAAAATATGCTCATGGTGAATTGAAAAAAGTTCAATCAGGAAGCATATTCTATGAAGAGTCCCAAAGACTTATCAAATTTTTAAATTATTTTAGAGAAATCGATCCTAAATTCGTGCCAGATGACTCAATTTTAAAGGAATTTATAGGTGGCAGTTATTTTTATAAATATTGA
- a CDS encoding peptide ABC transporter substrate-binding protein: MKKRFMMLGILLLSLLMVACSGKKEASEGKDAEQVLIFNLGAEPKTVDPQLNSATDGGIVINNTFEGLMRMNAEGMTVPATAESYEVSEDGTVYTFHIRENAKWSDGQPVKASDFEYAWKRALDPSVAAEYSFQLYYIKGAQEYFEGKASKDDVAIESIDDKTLEVTLVGPTPYFLALTTFYTYMPVREDIVAKKPEGWAKDTTIAVSNGPFVISEYEPSSRIVLLPNENYWNKENVKLDKIIFEEIVDQTTALTAYENGEVDVLREVPQQDIPRLQLEDSTFSIAPFLGTYYYIFNVDKEPTNNVNVRKALTYAIDRKSITEQVAKGGQLPATGFVPTGLFDSEGKDFRATGGDFGISVTADIAKAKEYLAKAGYPDGKGFPKITIIYNTSEGHKAIAEAIQEMWKKNLGIDVELMNQEWAVFQDTRHVGNFEIARAGWIGDYADPMTFLDMWTSYSGNNDAQWKWTTDKNKFASNKEYDSLIEKSKVTQGTERDALLYKAEKILMDEMITMPIYYYTGPIMVKEYVTGWERDILGTWYFGNTEIQK, translated from the coding sequence TTGAAGAAAAGATTTATGATGTTAGGAATTTTATTATTATCACTTCTAATGGTCGCATGTAGTGGTAAAAAAGAAGCTTCAGAAGGAAAAGATGCAGAACAGGTTCTCATATTCAATCTTGGGGCCGAACCAAAAACTGTGGACCCACAACTGAACTCAGCAACTGACGGAGGTATCGTTATCAACAATACTTTCGAAGGTCTTATGAGAATGAATGCTGAAGGTATGACTGTTCCTGCTACTGCAGAATCATATGAAGTATCTGAGGATGGTACTGTTTATACATTTCATATCAGAGAAAATGCAAAATGGTCTGATGGTCAACCTGTAAAGGCTTCAGATTTTGAATATGCTTGGAAGAGAGCTCTCGACCCTTCAGTTGCAGCTGAATATTCTTTCCAACTTTACTACATAAAAGGTGCTCAAGAGTACTTTGAAGGAAAAGCATCAAAAGATGATGTTGCTATAGAATCTATAGATGATAAAACTTTAGAAGTTACACTTGTAGGTCCTACTCCTTATTTCCTTGCTCTTACTACATTCTATACTTACATGCCTGTAAGAGAAGATATCGTTGCCAAGAAACCTGAAGGGTGGGCAAAGGATACAACTATTGCTGTTTCAAACGGACCTTTTGTTATAAGTGAATACGAACCTTCTAGCAGGATAGTTCTTCTTCCTAATGAGAACTACTGGAATAAAGAGAATGTAAAATTAGACAAAATAATCTTTGAAGAGATCGTAGATCAGACTACTGCCCTTACAGCTTATGAAAACGGTGAAGTAGATGTTCTTAGAGAAGTTCCTCAACAAGATATTCCTAGACTACAGCTTGAAGACTCTACTTTCTCAATAGCACCATTTTTGGGAACTTACTACTATATCTTCAACGTAGATAAAGAACCAACTAATAACGTAAATGTAAGAAAAGCTCTTACATATGCTATAGACAGAAAATCAATCACAGAACAAGTGGCAAAAGGTGGACAGCTTCCTGCTACTGGATTTGTTCCAACTGGTCTTTTTGATTCAGAAGGAAAAGACTTCAGAGCAACTGGTGGAGACTTTGGTATCAGTGTGACAGCTGACATCGCAAAAGCAAAAGAATATCTTGCAAAAGCTGGATACCCTGACGGTAAAGGATTCCCCAAAATTACTATAATCTACAATACTTCAGAAGGACATAAGGCTATTGCTGAAGCTATACAAGAGATGTGGAAGAAAAATCTTGGAATAGACGTAGAGCTTATGAACCAAGAGTGGGCTGTATTCCAAGATACTAGACACGTTGGTAACTTTGAGATAGCAAGAGCTGGATGGATCGGAGATTATGCTGACCCTATGACTTTCCTTGACATGTGGACATCTTATTCTGGAAACAACGATGCTCAGTGGAAATGGACAACTGACAAAAATAAATTTGCTTCTAATAAAGAGTATGACTCTCTTATTGAAAAGTCAAAAGTTACACAGGGAACTGAAAGAGATGCACTACTTTATAAAGCAGAAAAAATTCTTATGGATGAGATGATCACTATGCCTATCTATTACTATACTGGACCAATAATGGTAAAAGAGTATGTTACTGGATGGGAAAGAGACATCCTAGGAACATGGTACTTCGGCAATACAGAAATACAAAAATAA
- a CDS encoding YegS/Rv2252/BmrU family lipid kinase: protein MKRVKLIYNPYSGENAIIKDLDNIFQIYQKKGYSVEPFRISYDVNLEDAFENMEGEYDHIIIAGGDGTINQVINIIKKMGIDLPVAILPTGTANDFATCLGMPKDVSEACEQVLSSDIKLVDLGKANDSYFVNVASTGLFTDISQKTNVNLKNTIGKLAYYFGGIIEIPNFKRLQISVQSEELEYKGYSLIIFAFNGKSAGNIDIAYKSQLDDGLLDIVIVKAEIMTETLISFFKFLKKEHLENPKGIIHFKTDRLYLQCNEPISTDLDGEKGPNFPLDIQCIKEGLKILGYKK, encoded by the coding sequence ATGAAAAGGGTAAAATTAATATACAATCCATATTCTGGTGAAAATGCCATAATAAAAGATTTGGACAATATCTTTCAAATTTATCAGAAAAAAGGTTATTCTGTAGAGCCCTTCAGAATAAGCTATGATGTCAATTTAGAAGACGCTTTTGAAAATATGGAGGGGGAATATGATCATATCATCATTGCAGGGGGAGACGGTACCATAAACCAGGTGATAAATATAATAAAAAAAATGGGAATCGATCTTCCTGTTGCAATACTCCCTACTGGTACTGCAAATGATTTTGCAACATGCCTTGGAATGCCTAAGGATGTATCAGAAGCCTGTGAGCAGGTCCTAAGTTCTGATATTAAACTAGTTGACCTCGGAAAAGCCAATGACAGCTATTTTGTAAATGTAGCCAGTACAGGTCTCTTTACAGACATATCCCAAAAGACAAATGTCAACCTCAAAAACACAATCGGAAAGCTGGCATACTATTTTGGCGGTATTATCGAAATACCAAATTTTAAAAGGCTACAGATATCAGTTCAATCAGAGGAATTAGAGTATAAGGGATACTCCCTCATTATATTTGCTTTCAACGGAAAAAGTGCAGGAAATATAGATATCGCATATAAATCTCAGCTCGATGACGGTCTTCTAGATATTGTCATAGTAAAAGCCGAAATAATGACCGAAACTCTCATTTCATTTTTTAAATTTTTAAAGAAAGAACATCTTGAAAATCCTAAAGGAATAATACACTTTAAAACTGACAGATTATATCTACAGTGCAATGAACCTATCTCTACTGATCTAGACGGAGAAAAAGGTCCAAATTTTCCACTAGATATACAATGCATAAAGGAAGGATTAAAAATACTGGGATATAAAAAATAA
- a CDS encoding sodium:alanine symporter family protein, with protein MKEILGQLDSIIWGFPTLFVLVGTGIYLTVNLKGIQVSKLITSFKLLFEKEDGSDSKEGDVSGFAALCTALAATIGTGNIVGVATAIKLGGPGAIFWMWIAAFFGMSTKFAEGFLAIKYRVKKDGEYAGGPMYYIERGAKNKFLGKVFAFSGIMVALLGIGTFPQVNAVVEGVKGAAGIPAVVTGVVLTVAVALVTFGGIKRISQVASFLVPFMAVFYIIGGAIIMVSNSGATVSAISLIISSAFKGSAAIGGFAGAGIMMAMRAGVARGVFSNEAGLGSAPIAAANARTDSPVKQGLISMIGPFLDTLIVCSITGIIVVSSGLWSQDGLSGALLTSSAFEFYLGSYGSFIVNVGIIFFAFTTIIGWNFYGEKCTQYLFPKVAIKWFKVIFLLMVASGPFLKLETIWLIADIVNGVMVIPNLVGLLALRKVIIGETLEFFQEPVLQKA; from the coding sequence ATGAAAGAAATATTAGGACAATTGGACAGCATCATATGGGGGTTTCCTACACTTTTTGTACTTGTTGGAACTGGAATTTATCTCACAGTAAACTTAAAGGGGATTCAGGTTTCAAAACTCATAACATCTTTTAAACTTCTTTTTGAAAAAGAGGACGGCTCCGATTCAAAAGAGGGAGACGTATCTGGATTTGCAGCTCTTTGTACAGCTCTTGCGGCGACGATAGGTACAGGAAATATCGTAGGAGTAGCGACTGCGATAAAATTAGGAGGTCCGGGAGCAATATTTTGGATGTGGATTGCAGCCTTCTTTGGTATGAGTACAAAATTTGCTGAAGGATTTCTGGCAATTAAATATAGAGTCAAAAAAGATGGAGAGTATGCTGGCGGACCGATGTATTATATTGAAAGGGGAGCAAAGAATAAATTTTTAGGAAAGGTATTTGCCTTTTCTGGAATAATGGTTGCTCTTTTGGGTATAGGGACATTCCCACAAGTAAATGCCGTTGTAGAGGGAGTAAAGGGTGCAGCAGGAATACCGGCTGTTGTGACTGGTGTCGTACTTACAGTGGCAGTAGCTCTTGTTACTTTTGGTGGGATTAAAAGGATCTCTCAAGTAGCTTCATTCCTAGTTCCCTTTATGGCTGTATTTTATATAATAGGTGGAGCCATAATAATGGTGTCAAATTCTGGTGCAACTGTATCTGCCATTTCTCTTATAATTAGCTCTGCATTCAAAGGAAGTGCAGCTATAGGTGGATTTGCAGGAGCAGGTATTATGATGGCTATGAGAGCTGGTGTGGCTAGAGGAGTATTCTCAAACGAGGCTGGACTTGGATCTGCACCGATTGCAGCTGCTAATGCGAGAACTGATTCCCCAGTAAAGCAGGGACTCATATCCATGATTGGACCATTTTTAGATACTCTCATAGTATGCAGCATAACTGGAATTATAGTTGTTTCATCGGGCTTATGGTCACAAGATGGTCTTTCGGGGGCTCTACTTACTTCAAGTGCTTTTGAGTTTTATCTTGGATCTTATGGGTCATTCATAGTAAACGTTGGAATAATATTTTTCGCCTTCACTACAATAATCGGTTGGAATTTCTACGGAGAAAAATGTACTCAGTACCTTTTCCCAAAGGTGGCGATCAAGTGGTTTAAAGTTATTTTCCTTTTAATGGTGGCTTCAGGTCCGTTCTTAAAGCTTGAGACAATCTGGCTTATTGCTGATATTGTAAATGGTGTTATGGTAATTCCTAATCTTGTAGGTCTTTTAGCACTTAGAAAAGTAATTATCGGAGAGACACTAGAGTTCTTTCAAGAGCCTGTTCTTCAAAAGGCATAA
- the tal gene encoding transaldolase, producing the protein MNKEIIKELDNLGQSLWLDFISRDIIQSGELKKLIKAGLMGVTSNPSIFHNAIAKSNDYDKEIKILASKGSSVEEIYDELTVRDIQEAADILRPVYEKTAERDGYISLELNPLLAEDTEKTLSEGIRLHKKVDRENVMFKVPATDEGIVAIEELISRGICVNITLIFSPEQYRKTAEAYIRGLNRLADNGGDLTKVHSVASVFVSRIESMVDDLLEERGRKDLMGQAAVANSMIIYSIYRGIENSPEFQELLRKGANLQRVLWASTGTKNSAYSDIKYVTELIAPDTVNTLPFDTLKKFIDHGTAKVALNVDDSKAYGIFRDLEDAGVSMNEVFNVLLKKGIASFEDAYKELLESIQLKTK; encoded by the coding sequence ATGAATAAAGAGATCATAAAGGAACTGGATAATCTAGGTCAGAGTTTATGGCTTGATTTTATAAGCCGTGACATCATTCAGAGTGGAGAATTGAAAAAACTTATTAAAGCCGGACTTATGGGGGTCACATCAAATCCTAGTATATTCCACAATGCCATTGCAAAAAGTAATGACTATGACAAAGAGATAAAAATACTAGCTTCAAAAGGAAGCTCAGTGGAAGAGATATATGACGAGCTGACAGTGAGAGATATTCAAGAAGCGGCAGATATTCTAAGGCCTGTATATGAAAAAACAGCAGAAAGGGACGGATATATCAGCCTTGAGCTTAATCCGCTTTTAGCAGAAGATACGGAAAAAACCCTGTCAGAGGGGATAAGACTTCATAAAAAAGTAGACAGAGAAAATGTAATGTTTAAGGTTCCTGCTACCGATGAAGGGATAGTGGCTATAGAGGAACTGATATCTAGAGGGATCTGTGTAAACATTACACTTATATTTTCACCAGAGCAGTACAGAAAGACGGCAGAAGCATATATAAGAGGATTGAATAGGCTAGCTGATAACGGGGGAGACCTTACTAAAGTTCACTCTGTTGCCAGTGTATTTGTGAGCAGGATAGAGAGCATGGTCGATGACCTTTTAGAAGAAAGAGGAAGGAAAGACCTCATGGGTCAGGCGGCTGTGGCAAACTCTATGATAATTTATTCTATTTATAGAGGTATTGAAAATTCTCCGGAATTTCAAGAACTTCTAAGAAAAGGAGCTAATCTTCAGAGAGTTCTGTGGGCTTCTACTGGAACGAAAAATTCAGCTTACAGCGATATAAAATACGTAACTGAATTAATTGCTCCGGACACCGTAAATACACTGCCTTTTGATACTCTGAAAAAATTTATTGATCACGGAACTGCGAAAGTAGCTCTCAATGTAGATGATTCTAAAGCTTATGGGATTTTCAGAGATTTAGAAGATGCAGGAGTTTCAATGAACGAAGTCTTTAATGTTCTACTCAAAAAGGGAATTGCATCCTTTGAAGACGCCTATAAAGAGCTTTTAGAGAGTATTCAGTTGAAGACTAAATAG
- a CDS encoding IS256 family transposase translates to MARLPKELVRDFVREGNFKSIKDIEEALKDIFKDTIQEALEAEIEEELGYSKYDLANKSTTNSRNGKYKKTVKSSAGNIDLLVPRDREGAYQPKIVEKHQRDISKLEDNILSLYGKGMSTRDISSHVQDIYGFEVSAESVSRITDKLIPLIQEWQSRPLDPVYPFIFLDAVHYSVKEENRIVKKAAYVVLGVTLEGRKEILGIYIGENETSKFWLSVMTDLKNRGVKDILIASVDGLNGFDNAILSVFPQAQIQRCIVHQIRNTLKYVSYKDRKSFAHDLKSIYTAPSEEAGLTALNSVKDSWKAKYPYALRSWEVNWSQLSAFYEYTEEIKKVMYTTNVIENVHRQFRKVTKSKGVFPTDMSLLKQLYLVVIDLDKKWDRSFKRGWDQILGQLAIKYEDRLSEYLF, encoded by the coding sequence ATGGCTAGATTACCGAAGGAACTTGTCAGAGATTTTGTTAGAGAAGGAAACTTTAAATCTATTAAGGATATCGAAGAAGCTTTAAAGGATATTTTTAAAGATACTATCCAGGAAGCTTTAGAAGCTGAAATTGAAGAAGAGCTTGGATATTCCAAGTATGATTTAGCCAATAAATCTACTACTAACTCTAGAAATGGTAAGTACAAGAAAACTGTTAAATCAAGCGCTGGAAACATTGATCTCCTCGTTCCCAGAGACAGAGAAGGTGCATATCAACCTAAGATTGTTGAAAAACATCAAAGGGACATCTCTAAATTGGAGGATAATATTCTATCGCTTTATGGAAAGGGAATGAGTACTAGGGATATCAGCTCTCATGTTCAGGATATATATGGATTTGAAGTATCTGCAGAGAGTGTTAGTAGAATAACAGATAAACTAATTCCTCTTATTCAGGAATGGCAGAGTAGACCTCTTGATCCTGTATATCCATTCATTTTCCTTGATGCAGTCCACTATTCAGTCAAAGAGGAGAATAGAATTGTTAAAAAGGCTGCCTACGTTGTCTTAGGAGTTACTTTAGAAGGAAGAAAAGAAATTTTAGGAATATATATAGGTGAGAATGAGACCTCAAAATTTTGGTTATCAGTAATGACTGATCTTAAAAATAGAGGTGTTAAAGATATCTTAATCGCTTCTGTAGATGGTCTGAACGGATTTGATAATGCTATTCTGAGTGTATTTCCACAGGCTCAGATTCAGAGGTGCATAGTTCACCAAATAAGGAATACGCTAAAATATGTAAGCTACAAAGACAGAAAATCTTTTGCGCATGACTTAAAATCTATTTATACTGCCCCAAGTGAAGAAGCAGGGCTAACTGCTCTTAATTCTGTCAAGGATTCCTGGAAAGCGAAATATCCATACGCTCTAAGGAGCTGGGAAGTGAACTGGAGTCAATTAAGTGCATTCTATGAGTATACAGAAGAAATAAAAAAGGTGATGTATACAACCAATGTGATAGAAAACGTCCATAGGCAATTCAGAAAAGTTACTAAATCCAAGGGGGTATTTCCTACAGATATGTCTCTATTGAAGCAGTTATATCTTGTAGTAATTGATTTAGATAAGAAATGGGATAGAAGTTTTAAAAGAGGTTGGGATCAGATTCTTGGACAATTGGCAATTAAATATGAAGACAGACTCTCAGAATATTTATTCTAG